TTACGgcgtttttattatctattatcgAAAGGGCAATACTTGATTTCGtgattttgaataaattatttcctttaccaatgttcattttttttttatacaaatgcCGAATATTCTTGTTCCATCTCGTTCAGCATGTTGTAAAGTCGTTTCTGTAAGCTGTCTGGCGCTGCCGCACGTGGTAAATGCGTCGTGCCGCCGTCTGGATTAGCGCATTGTCTCAATAACACTGCCAATGTGCTAGTAGTATGCTCTGACATAAGCAACCCAGGAATAATTATCGTCCCTGAGAGCGTCCAgccgagaaaaattttttcgcaaataatcTAGAAGCACACATAACTTTTACGACAaaaataagtacaaaaaatatagaaaactaatgaaatttaacaaatataattacctgtaaattattattgagaaCCGGAGACTCGCAGCGTTTGTTTTTCGAGCATACCGACCGGCAGTCGAAGTAATCGCAGTCCTCGTGTTTTTCGCAACTCTTACCGTCGTTGGTGATGCGATCGACGATAGATTTGGGGAAGACCGCGTCCAGATCcaagaatttcaatttttgcccGCCTAATGGTAAACCGAAATGATTGATTTTCACGTCGCAGAGATAAAGCGGCTCGGGAAAGTCCGTCTTTAGTTCCTCGAGTAGATTAAGAATCATCACGGCGAGCTTGAGCCTTTTAGCCCATTCGGGTTTCGAGTCGGACAGGGCTAGCACCGTCGTGGGTGTCTCGATCGGCCGGACGTATTCGACCGCGTAAAACGTTCCGCACGTGCCGATCGGCTGGGCAAACACGTCTCTGTCTTCGTACAAAATCGCCATTAGATATTCATTTTCCTGTAGCAGCGGCCAGAGATTCTCCATCTCCAGCTGACGTCTCACGGCGTCGGTCTCGACTCGGTGGGTGCGCAATCGGGCGAGTCTTTCCAGTTGATGTCGCGAGAGAGTCACGTTCAATTTATTGATAACCAAGTCCTTGATCATGGTGATAAAGTCCTCCTCAGACGGCAAGTGCCGCGAACCGGTCGCATCCATCCAATAGAGCGATTCGAATTGTTCCGAGGATGTTTTCGTCCTAATTCGAGATAagacaattaaaatttcttaataattaaaattaataaaatatgaaaatataacgcgaaaaagaggagaaagaaacaaaaacgCGCCGTCCCACTTCTGAGCCATCCCACATAGAATAGAACAGTGTAAAAAGAGAACGAAAGAATACCTTGAAGCCTTGAATACGAGCCGCGTCGCTTCCCAATGCGCGGAGAAAACGGCCTCCTTGCCCACGTGGAGCGTCTCACATGCTAGCGAGTGTATCCCTTTTTCGGTGCACAGTGGTTCGCAGAGAATTCCCATCGCGGTACCATCTCGGTGCTGGCTGCACTGAAATAGAAATGGAATTATATGATCAGATGCTGTGCGAATCGGATAAACGAAAAGATTTCAAGTTCATCGAAATCGAAAAAGAGATATTctggaaaaacaaaaaatgcgTCACGCATACAATGACGTGGGGTTGTGCATTAGTctatgcataaaataaaacttcttaCATCAATGCTAACAATAAGCATTAGTATATTgatgattattaataaataatcatttctCTAAAactagaatatttattataaccatgatttattgcaaatctttttatgtttattattatgtttctgtttatattaaatgctacttcaaattaaattaaatattttgaaaaaactcAAAAGGGAGAAACATTGAAGTCCAGTTGGTAATTagtaaacattatttaaaacctctctctctctctctctctttttctctaaaCAATTTTGTCTTTATCTGATAAATTTTTTGGTGCTATTTCGCTCCGAATAAAGATTAATCTAATGACAAAACTGGACAAACGCGTTTTAACACTCATTTCAGTGGACAGTTTCTTTCCGCCACGCGTTGTCTGAATCGCGAGAATTTCGGAGCGACGAAAGATCACGGCTCTGTTGCGCGTGTGGTTCATATTCGTGCGAACCACGTATTGCACGCGTGCATGTGCTACAACCTCGTAACGTTGGACGAGCTCGTTGTTTGTGTGATATTTTTAGTCGGCCTAATCGGCAACGATGAGG
The nucleotide sequence above comes from Temnothorax longispinosus isolate EJ_2023e chromosome 4, Tlon_JGU_v1, whole genome shotgun sequence. Encoded proteins:
- the Aln gene encoding divergent protein kinase domain 1C isoform X1, whose product is MNIRRLPGFMYHYKLATVLLTSGLFLVVYLLLHWGIMCTNLEAWRHVSTVCSQHRDGTAMGILCEPLCTEKGIHSLACETLHVGKEAVFSAHWEATRLVFKASRTKTSSEQFESLYWMDATGSRHLPSEEDFITMIKDLVINKLNVTLSRHQLERLARLRTHRVETDAVRRQLEMENLWPLLQENEYLMAILYEDRDVFAQPIGTCGTFYAVEYVRPIETPTTVLALSDSKPEWAKRLKLAVMILNLLEELKTDFPEPLYLCDVKINHFGLPLGGQKLKFLDLDAVFPKSIVDRITNDGKSCEKHEDCDYFDCRSVCSKNKRCESPVLNNNLQIICEKIFLGWTLSGTIIIPGLLMSEHTTSTLAVLLRQCANPDGGTTHLPRAAAPDSLQKRLYNMLNEMEQEYSAFV
- the Aln gene encoding divergent protein kinase domain 1C isoform X4, with the translated sequence MGILCEPLCTEKGIHSLACETLHVGKEAVFSAHWEATRLVFKASRTKTSSEQFESLYWMDATGSRHLPSEEDFITMIKDLVINKLNVTLSRHQLERLARLRTHRVETDAVRRQLEMENLWPLLQENEYLMAILYEDRDVFAQPIGTCGTFYAVEYVRPIETPTTVLALSDSKPEWAKRLKLAVMILNLLEELKTDFPEPLYLCDVKINHFGLPLGGQKLKFLDLDAVFPKSIVDRITNDGKSCEKHEDCDYFDCRSVCSKNKRCESPVLNNNLQIICEKIFLGWTLSGTIIIPGLLMSEHTTSTLAVLLRQCANPDGGTTHLPRAAAPDSLQKRLYNMLNEMEQEYSAFV
- the Aln gene encoding divergent protein kinase domain 1C isoform X2 — encoded protein: MPHRPDPHPANFQHRDGTAMGILCEPLCTEKGIHSLACETLHVGKEAVFSAHWEATRLVFKASRTKTSSEQFESLYWMDATGSRHLPSEEDFITMIKDLVINKLNVTLSRHQLERLARLRTHRVETDAVRRQLEMENLWPLLQENEYLMAILYEDRDVFAQPIGTCGTFYAVEYVRPIETPTTVLALSDSKPEWAKRLKLAVMILNLLEELKTDFPEPLYLCDVKINHFGLPLGGQKLKFLDLDAVFPKSIVDRITNDGKSCEKHEDCDYFDCRSVCSKNKRCESPVLNNNLQIICEKIFLGWTLSGTIIIPGLLMSEHTTSTLAVLLRQCANPDGGTTHLPRAAAPDSLQKRLYNMLNEMEQEYSAFV
- the Aln gene encoding divergent protein kinase domain 1C isoform X3, which codes for MNIRRLPGFMYHYKLATVLLTSGLFLVVYLLLHWGIMCTNLEAWRHVSTVCSQHRDGTAMGILCEPLCTEKGIHSLACETLHVGKEAVFSAHWEATRLVFKASRTKTSSEQFESLYWMDATGSRHLPSEEDFITMIKDLVINKLNVTLSRHQLERLARLRTHRVETDAVRRQLEMENLWPLLQENEYLMAILYEDRDVFAQPIGTCGTFYAVEYVRPIETPTTVLALSDSKPEWAKRLKLAVMILNLLEELKTDFPEPLYLCDVKINHFGLPLGGQKLKFLDLDAVFPKSIVDRITNDGKSCEKHEDCDYFDCRSVCSKNKRCESPVLNNNLQLCVLLDYLRKNFSRLDALRDDNYSWVAYVRAYY